Proteins encoded in a region of the Enterococcus gilvus ATCC BAA-350 genome:
- a CDS encoding DinB family protein, producing the protein MDNTQFAREMLDRAQERFEDTFDQMTTEEANTMPAPLIKSVVWLMWHTARELDMQISDMNGTEYLWTSKGWSEKFALDLPDDTEDYRHTPDEAAKVVVSDRQLVLDYLADSIAFTQEYLTTLDERSLDDVIDTNWDPPVTRQVRLISAIDDAVMHSGQAVYTRRLVIGK; encoded by the coding sequence ATGGACAATACACAATTTGCGAGGGAAATGCTGGATCGCGCGCAAGAACGGTTTGAAGACACTTTCGATCAGATGACGACAGAAGAAGCCAACACAATGCCTGCACCATTGATCAAATCAGTGGTTTGGCTGATGTGGCATACGGCACGAGAGCTAGATATGCAGATCTCCGACATGAATGGGACGGAATACTTGTGGACAAGCAAAGGCTGGTCTGAAAAATTTGCTTTGGATTTGCCGGACGACACAGAAGACTATCGCCATACACCTGACGAAGCCGCAAAGGTCGTCGTATCTGATCGGCAATTGGTGTTGGATTATCTAGCCGACAGTATCGCCTTCACACAGGAATATTTGACGACACTGGATGAGCGCAGCCTGGATGACGTCATCGATACCAATTGGGACCCGCCAGTCACGCGGCAAGTACGTCTCATCTCGGCGATCGATGATGCCGTGATGCATTCGGGTCAAGCTGTGTATACAAGACGATTAGTAATTGGTAAATAA